A window of Desertibacillus haloalkaliphilus contains these coding sequences:
- a CDS encoding acetyl-CoA carboxylase biotin carboxyl carrier protein subunit: MSQVITNMAGNLWKLLVKEGDEVEVGQEVAILESMKMEIPVEVEIAGTVKEVKKAEGDFVDEGDVLIELE; this comes from the coding sequence ATGAGTCAAGTGATAACGAATATGGCAGGGAATCTGTGGAAGTTACTCGTTAAAGAAGGTGATGAGGTAGAGGTAGGGCAGGAAGTGGCGATCTTAGAGTCGATGAAAATGGAGATTCCAGTTGAAGTTGAAATCGCAGGTACGGTAAAAGAAGTAAAGAAAGCTGAAGGCGACTTTGTGGATGAGGGTGATGTTTTGATCGAATTAGAATAA
- a CDS encoding alpha/beta-type small acid-soluble spore protein, translating into MATNNNSNNSNQLLVPGVEQALDSMKVEIAQEFGVQLGADATSRANGSVGGEITKRLVQMAEQQMNGFPQQ; encoded by the coding sequence ATGGCTACTAACAACAACAGCAACAACAGCAACCAATTACTTGTACCTGGTGTTGAGCAAGCATTAGATTCAATGAAGGTTGAGATTGCACAAGAGTTTGGTGTTCAACTTGGAGCTGATGCAACATCTCGCGCAAACGGCTCTGTAGGCGGTGAAATCACTAAACGCCTTGTTCAAATGGCTGAACAACAAATGAATGGATTTCCACAACAATAA
- a CDS encoding enoyl-CoA hydratase, whose translation MDKKVLYNKDEHGIATVALNRPEAANALSLQMLYDLHEVLYDIQFDPTVRCVVLTATGEKNFCAGADLKERQEMEPTEVRKTVSLIRNTINDIEALPQPVICAINGNALGGGLELALACDIRLAAKGSKLGLTETSLAIIPGGGGTQRLPRLIGKGRAKEMIFTAKKIDAAEAESIGLVEYVISQDELLKKANELATQIGANGPVAVKQAKLAINKGNETDLSTGLAIEQSAYEITIPTKDRIEGLQAFKEKRSPQYKGE comes from the coding sequence GTGGATAAAAAAGTTTTGTATAACAAAGATGAGCATGGCATTGCGACTGTTGCGTTAAATCGCCCAGAAGCAGCTAATGCGTTGTCCTTACAAATGCTGTATGACTTACATGAAGTTCTTTATGATATTCAATTTGATCCAACTGTACGCTGTGTTGTCCTGACAGCTACGGGTGAAAAAAACTTCTGTGCTGGCGCTGATTTAAAAGAGCGTCAGGAGATGGAACCTACCGAAGTCCGTAAAACGGTGTCGTTGATTCGGAATACGATCAATGATATTGAGGCCTTGCCACAACCTGTCATCTGTGCAATCAACGGCAATGCTTTAGGTGGTGGCCTCGAACTCGCATTAGCATGTGATATACGTTTGGCGGCTAAAGGAAGTAAGCTGGGGTTGACTGAAACCTCATTAGCGATTATTCCAGGAGGCGGTGGAACACAGCGCTTGCCACGGTTGATTGGCAAAGGAAGAGCAAAAGAAATGATCTTCACAGCAAAGAAAATTGATGCGGCTGAGGCCGAATCGATAGGGTTAGTCGAATATGTAATCTCACAAGATGAATTGCTCAAAAAGGCAAATGAATTGGCAACACAAATCGGAGCGAATGGACCGGTCGCTGTAAAGCAAGCAAAGCTTGCCATCAATAAAGGTAATGAAACTGATCTGTCAACGGGGCTTGCGATTGAACAGAGTGCATATGAGATAACAATCCCAACGAAGGACCGTATCGAAGGCTTACAAGCATTTAAAGAAAAACGTTCACCGCAATATAAGGGGGAGTAG
- a CDS encoding YheE family protein produces MISHFQWKEIRNNLVRREWEFSFFYAGTYFQGRYHKDGTIEWPTASPNADVIKTIEMQIHDLMLYHVYEDH; encoded by the coding sequence ATGATTTCTCATTTTCAATGGAAAGAAATTCGCAACAACCTCGTTCGACGTGAGTGGGAATTTTCATTCTTTTATGCTGGTACATACTTTCAAGGACGATACCATAAGGACGGGACCATTGAATGGCCTACTGCATCACCTAATGCTGACGTGATCAAAACGATAGAAATGCAGATCCATGATTTAATGCTTTATCACGTCTATGAAGATCATTAA
- a CDS encoding acetyl-CoA carboxylase biotin carboxylase subunit, translated as MFKKVLIANRGEIACRIIRTCQRLGVATVAVYSEADAEAPHVQMATEAYLIGKPRVNESYLQLERILEVAARTGAEAIHPGYGLLSENPMFAKRCKEAGIVFIGPDENVIARMGSKIESRKAMADAGIPVVPGIARPLTDVNEAVHVAKEIGFPVMVKASAGGGGIGMQMVENEQQLRKAYESNQRRASDFFGDGAMYIEKYIENPRHIEIQILADHSGNTIYLWERDCSVQRRHQKVIEEAPSPFLDEETRKEMGEVAVKAAKSLKYTNAGTVEFIVDEHKNYYFLEMNTRLQVEHPVTEEITGLDLVEEQLTIAAGKDLKISQDEVKRCGHAIEARIYAEDPTTFFPSPGTITTFRPSEQPFVRNECAVSEGSVVTPYYDPMIAKVIVSAPDRSQAIERMLKALEDYEVEGIKTNLPMLKKVISHDAFQDGAVTTKFVAHYLQNKPIK; from the coding sequence TTGTTTAAAAAAGTGCTAATTGCCAATCGCGGTGAAATTGCTTGCCGAATTATTCGTACGTGTCAACGTTTAGGGGTTGCAACCGTTGCGGTTTATTCAGAGGCTGATGCTGAAGCTCCTCATGTCCAAATGGCAACGGAAGCCTATTTGATTGGGAAACCACGTGTGAATGAAAGTTATTTACAATTGGAACGCATTCTAGAGGTTGCAGCGCGAACGGGTGCAGAAGCGATCCACCCTGGGTATGGGTTACTATCAGAAAACCCAATGTTTGCAAAGCGTTGCAAAGAGGCTGGCATAGTATTCATTGGACCAGATGAAAATGTCATAGCCCGGATGGGAAGTAAAATTGAATCAAGAAAAGCAATGGCTGATGCGGGTATACCGGTAGTACCAGGGATCGCACGCCCGTTAACGGATGTTAATGAAGCTGTGCATGTCGCAAAAGAAATTGGATTTCCAGTGATGGTTAAGGCATCAGCTGGTGGTGGCGGTATCGGCATGCAAATGGTAGAAAATGAACAACAACTACGAAAAGCTTACGAAAGTAATCAACGACGTGCATCAGACTTTTTTGGTGATGGAGCGATGTATATTGAAAAGTATATCGAGAATCCACGCCATATTGAAATTCAAATCTTAGCTGATCACAGTGGAAATACGATTTATTTATGGGAGCGAGATTGTTCGGTTCAGCGTCGGCACCAAAAAGTGATCGAAGAGGCCCCTTCTCCTTTTTTAGATGAAGAAACAAGAAAGGAAATGGGTGAGGTTGCTGTCAAAGCAGCAAAGTCACTCAAATATACAAATGCCGGAACCGTTGAGTTTATCGTCGATGAACATAAAAATTATTATTTTCTTGAAATGAATACACGTCTTCAAGTTGAACACCCCGTGACAGAGGAAATTACAGGGTTAGATTTAGTTGAAGAGCAGTTAACTATTGCTGCAGGGAAGGATCTGAAGATAAGCCAAGATGAGGTGAAACGTTGTGGGCATGCGATTGAAGCTCGAATTTATGCGGAAGATCCGACGACGTTTTTTCCATCACCGGGGACAATCACAACGTTTCGACCATCAGAACAACCTTTTGTAAGGAACGAATGCGCGGTGAGCGAAGGCTCAGTTGTGACTCCATATTACGACCCAATGATTGCCAAGGTCATCGTATCAGCTCCAGACCGTAGCCAAGCGATTGAGAGGATGCTCAAAGCGTTAGAAGATTACGAAGTCGAAGGAATTAAAACAAATCTTCCGATGTTAAAGAAAGTCATCAGCCATGATGCATTTCAAGATGGAGCAGTAACGACTAAATTTGTTGCTCATTATTTACAAAATAAACCAATAAAATAA
- a CDS encoding AMP-binding protein → MANKQPDHEAVVYPDRGLRYTYKQFDELCCQAAKGLMKLGVKRGEHVAVWATNRPEWLTTQFATGKMGAVLVTVNTSYRTAELEYLLKQSDTTTLLLMDSFRDSSYIDMLYDIVPELKSSEPGKLKSKKLPYLKNIIFLGEERHPGMFLWSDILEMGEDVSDAELMDQMNRLEPDDVINMQYTSGTTGFPKGVMLTHNNLINNAINIAECMNVTATDRMCIPVPFFHCFGCVLGTMACVTVGATMVPLQEFDPKTVLQAVQNEKCTALHGVPTMFIAELNHPDFDNYDLSHLRTGIMAGSNCPIEVMKAVVERMGAREITIAYGQTESSPVITQTRVDDPLDIRVGTVGRALPNVEVKIVEPGTDKEVARGVQGELCTRGYHVMKGYYKNPEATAATITEDGWLHTGDLAVMDEAGYCRITGRLKDMIIRGGENVYPREIEEFLYQYPKVQDVQVVGVPDQKFGEEISAWIILKEGETATVEEIYNYCRKIARFKIPRYIAFVDEYPMTASGKIQKFKLKEMASKQFQLPDQSPPS, encoded by the coding sequence GCAATTTGATGAATTGTGCTGCCAAGCTGCAAAAGGTTTGATGAAGCTAGGTGTTAAGCGCGGAGAACATGTTGCCGTTTGGGCCACGAATCGTCCAGAGTGGCTTACGACTCAATTTGCAACTGGCAAAATGGGGGCTGTGCTCGTTACCGTCAATACAAGCTATCGAACAGCAGAACTAGAGTATTTATTAAAGCAATCGGATACGACAACGTTACTTTTAATGGATTCATTTCGGGATTCATCTTATATTGATATGCTTTATGACATCGTTCCAGAATTAAAGTCATCTGAACCTGGTAAGTTGAAATCTAAGAAATTACCATACTTAAAAAATATTATCTTTTTAGGCGAGGAACGTCATCCAGGAATGTTTTTGTGGTCAGATATTTTAGAAATGGGTGAAGATGTGAGTGATGCTGAGCTTATGGATCAAATGAACCGATTAGAGCCGGATGATGTCATCAACATGCAATATACGTCTGGAACTACTGGATTTCCAAAAGGGGTTATGCTAACCCATAATAATTTAATCAATAATGCGATCAATATTGCTGAGTGCATGAATGTAACAGCAACGGACCGTATGTGTATACCCGTCCCATTTTTCCATTGTTTTGGTTGTGTGTTAGGTACGATGGCTTGTGTGACAGTAGGGGCAACAATGGTTCCCCTTCAGGAGTTTGATCCGAAAACCGTATTACAAGCGGTTCAAAATGAGAAGTGCACCGCCCTTCATGGAGTGCCGACGATGTTTATTGCCGAGCTAAATCACCCTGACTTTGACAACTATGACTTATCACATTTACGAACAGGGATCATGGCTGGATCTAACTGCCCAATTGAGGTCATGAAGGCGGTTGTAGAACGCATGGGGGCTCGTGAAATTACAATTGCCTATGGTCAAACCGAATCTTCGCCAGTGATTACACAAACGCGAGTCGATGATCCACTCGACATAAGAGTAGGGACGGTTGGGCGTGCGTTGCCAAATGTGGAAGTGAAGATTGTTGAGCCAGGAACTGATAAAGAGGTCGCAAGAGGTGTCCAAGGTGAACTGTGTACGAGAGGTTACCATGTTATGAAAGGCTATTACAAAAATCCTGAAGCGACCGCAGCTACCATTACAGAGGATGGCTGGCTTCATACTGGAGATCTCGCAGTCATGGATGAAGCTGGATATTGTCGTATTACAGGGCGTCTTAAGGATATGATTATTCGTGGTGGGGAAAATGTTTATCCAAGAGAGATTGAGGAATTTTTATATCAGTATCCAAAAGTTCAAGATGTGCAAGTTGTTGGTGTCCCTGATCAAAAGTTTGGTGAAGAAATCTCAGCATGGATCATTTTAAAAGAAGGAGAAACAGCTACAGTTGAAGAAATCTATAATTATTGTAGGAAGATCGCTCGTTTTAAAATTCCACGATATATAGCATTTGTTGACGAATATCCAATGACTGCATCAGGTAAAATTCAAAAATTTAAATTAAAAGAGATGGCAAGTAAACAATTTCAATTACCTGACCAGTCACCACCCTCTTAA
- a CDS encoding acyl-CoA carboxylase subunit beta: MSAEKHLQEKLEHIEKGGAAKYHESNAKKGKLFVRERLELLFDDGIEFEDAMLANCQADGLPADGVVTGVGKVNGQTVCVMANDSTVKAGSWGARTVEKIIRIQETAEKLMVPMLYLVDSAGARITDQVEMFPGRRGAGRIFYNQVKLSGKVPQVCLLFGPSAAGGAYIPAFCDTVIMVDKNASMYLGSPRMAEMVIGEKVSLEEMGGARMHCSVSGCGDILARSEEEAIALGREYLSYFPANFKEKTPIHEAIAPKAFEKSIEEIIPDNQNAPFNMYELIERVIDEHSFFEIKKLFAPELITGLARVNGQTIGIIANQPRMKGGVLFHDSADKAAKFITLCDAYHIPLLFLADIPGFMIGTKVERAGIIRHGAKMISAMSEATVPKISIIVRKAYGAGLYAMAGPAFEPDCCLALPTAQIAVMGPEAAVNAVYANKIAELPEEERSRFIEEKREEYKEDIDIYRLASEMVIDGVISGNSMRSELTTRFSAYMSKYLLFSERKHPVYPV, from the coding sequence ATGTCGGCAGAAAAGCACCTTCAAGAAAAACTAGAGCACATTGAGAAGGGCGGAGCAGCTAAATATCATGAAAGCAATGCGAAAAAAGGGAAGTTGTTTGTACGCGAGCGACTAGAACTATTATTTGATGATGGTATTGAATTTGAAGACGCAATGCTTGCCAACTGTCAGGCAGATGGTCTGCCAGCTGATGGTGTTGTAACCGGTGTGGGCAAGGTCAATGGTCAAACGGTTTGTGTGATGGCAAATGATTCAACCGTGAAAGCAGGTTCTTGGGGAGCGAGAACGGTTGAAAAAATTATTCGTATCCAAGAAACAGCAGAAAAGCTTATGGTACCTATGCTTTATTTAGTTGATTCTGCAGGAGCTAGGATTACTGATCAAGTCGAGATGTTTCCTGGTCGCAGGGGGGCTGGGAGAATCTTTTATAACCAAGTAAAGCTCTCAGGAAAAGTTCCGCAGGTTTGTTTATTATTTGGTCCTTCAGCGGCTGGAGGAGCTTATATCCCAGCCTTTTGTGACACGGTGATTATGGTCGACAAAAATGCTTCGATGTATCTGGGGTCACCGAGAATGGCAGAGATGGTTATTGGGGAGAAAGTATCCCTTGAAGAAATGGGTGGTGCTCGTATGCATTGCTCGGTATCAGGATGTGGAGATATTCTTGCACGTTCTGAGGAAGAGGCTATCGCCTTAGGGCGTGAGTATTTATCATATTTCCCAGCTAATTTTAAAGAGAAGACGCCTATTCACGAGGCGATCGCACCAAAAGCGTTTGAAAAGTCAATTGAAGAAATTATACCAGATAATCAAAATGCGCCATTTAATATGTATGAGTTAATTGAGCGTGTGATCGATGAGCATTCATTTTTTGAAATCAAAAAATTATTCGCACCGGAATTGATCACAGGATTGGCTAGGGTGAATGGACAAACCATCGGCATTATTGCCAACCAGCCGAGGATGAAGGGCGGGGTCTTATTTCATGATTCTGCCGACAAAGCGGCCAAATTTATTACATTATGTGATGCCTATCATATTCCATTGTTATTCTTAGCGGACATTCCTGGATTTATGATCGGTACGAAAGTTGAACGGGCAGGAATCATACGTCATGGGGCAAAAATGATTTCTGCCATGTCTGAGGCAACGGTACCTAAAATTTCAATCATTGTTCGAAAAGCTTATGGTGCAGGGCTATATGCGATGGCAGGACCTGCATTTGAACCAGATTGTTGTCTTGCATTACCGACGGCGCAAATTGCTGTGATGGGACCAGAAGCAGCCGTTAATGCTGTTTATGCAAACAAGATTGCTGAATTACCGGAAGAGGAACGTTCTCGTTTTATTGAGGAGAAGCGAGAAGAATATAAAGAAGATATCGATATTTATCGATTGGCATCTGAAATGGTGATTGATGGGGTGATTTCCGGAAATTCAATGCGTTCTGAATTAACAACACGGTTTTCTGCTTATATGTCGAAATACTTACTATTCTCTGAACGTAAGCACCCAGTATATCCAGTGTAA
- a CDS encoding AMP-binding protein, which translates to MSKKAVWFPSQELIESTRLYQWMDKLGYNDYERFLKASTDDIAWFWEEAEKELKIEWYKDYQETLDLSNGAKWPSWYTGGELNAVHNSIEKWANNPTTAKQKALVWESEDGIVQTYTYQQLNEEVSRVAHGLKKNGLTKGDILAIYMPMLAETVIVMMAASKIGAIYSPVFSGYGADAVATRLQAAQAKMIVTADGFLRRGKEVAMKEEADRAVADSPSIEKVIVYRRLKRDIPWNQSRDLDWEDVRNTDLLEQTESMKSADPLMLIYTSGTTGRPKGTVHTHAGFPIKSGFDAGLGMDVKQGETLFWFTDMGWMMGPFLVYGGLINGATIVLYEGTPDFPEPDRLWKLVSDHAITHLGISPTLIRSLMKHGETWVQKHDIRSLRAIGSTGEPWNPEPWLWLFEKVGNRNIPIFNYSGGTEIAGGILGNVLVRPIEPITFNSPLPGMDVDVFDENGDPVENQVGELVIKQPWVGMTNGFWKEPQRYEEAYWNRWKDTWVHGDWVIKDDEGFWTITGRSDDILNVAGKRLGPAELESILVDHQSVVEAATIGIPDEVKGEAAVCFVVLAPAYEASEPLKNELVTLIAEKMGKALRPKALHFVNDLPKTRNAKVMRRAIRAAYTHQNAGDLSSLENPQSVNEISKLNKQS; encoded by the coding sequence ATGTCAAAAAAAGCAGTTTGGTTTCCTAGTCAGGAATTAATTGAGTCAACACGCCTTTATCAGTGGATGGATAAGTTGGGGTACAACGATTATGAGCGTTTTCTTAAAGCATCAACAGATGATATTGCATGGTTTTGGGAAGAGGCTGAAAAAGAATTAAAGATTGAGTGGTATAAAGACTATCAAGAAACACTTGATTTATCTAATGGGGCGAAATGGCCTTCTTGGTACACGGGTGGTGAATTAAACGCTGTTCATAACTCTATAGAAAAATGGGCGAACAACCCAACGACTGCAAAGCAAAAGGCGTTAGTATGGGAAAGTGAAGATGGCATCGTTCAAACCTATACGTATCAGCAATTAAATGAAGAAGTTTCCCGCGTTGCTCATGGTTTAAAGAAAAATGGATTGACAAAAGGGGATATACTAGCGATTTACATGCCGATGCTTGCTGAAACGGTGATCGTGATGATGGCAGCAAGCAAAATTGGCGCTATTTATTCACCTGTTTTTTCAGGATATGGTGCAGATGCCGTTGCGACTCGGCTGCAAGCAGCCCAAGCGAAAATGATTGTCACCGCCGATGGCTTCTTGCGCCGCGGTAAAGAAGTAGCCATGAAAGAAGAAGCGGATCGCGCTGTCGCTGATTCCCCTTCCATAGAAAAAGTCATTGTTTATCGTAGGTTAAAAAGGGACATTCCATGGAATCAAAGTCGTGACCTTGATTGGGAGGATGTACGTAACACAGACCTATTAGAACAAACAGAATCAATGAAATCGGCTGATCCATTAATGCTGATCTATACCTCTGGGACAACAGGGCGACCAAAAGGAACGGTGCATACGCATGCCGGTTTCCCGATTAAATCAGGCTTTGATGCAGGCCTAGGGATGGATGTAAAACAAGGTGAGACGCTCTTTTGGTTTACTGATATGGGATGGATGATGGGGCCATTTCTTGTTTATGGGGGCTTAATCAATGGAGCAACGATTGTATTATATGAGGGAACACCTGATTTTCCAGAACCAGACCGCTTATGGAAGTTAGTGAGTGATCATGCGATTACGCATTTAGGCATTTCACCAACATTAATTCGCTCATTAATGAAGCACGGTGAGACTTGGGTTCAGAAACATGATATTCGATCCTTAAGGGCAATTGGCTCAACGGGCGAGCCTTGGAATCCAGAACCATGGCTATGGCTATTTGAAAAGGTCGGAAACCGGAACATTCCAATTTTTAATTATTCAGGAGGCACCGAAATTGCCGGAGGTATTCTTGGGAATGTATTAGTACGTCCAATAGAACCAATTACTTTTAATTCACCATTACCAGGCATGGATGTCGATGTATTTGATGAAAATGGTGACCCAGTCGAAAACCAAGTTGGCGAATTGGTCATTAAGCAACCTTGGGTTGGGATGACAAATGGGTTTTGGAAGGAGCCACAACGCTATGAAGAAGCGTATTGGAATCGCTGGAAAGATACGTGGGTGCACGGTGATTGGGTGATTAAAGATGATGAAGGATTCTGGACCATCACCGGAAGATCCGACGATATTTTAAATGTAGCTGGAAAACGTTTAGGACCTGCTGAACTTGAATCAATTCTCGTTGACCATCAATCAGTCGTTGAAGCAGCCACGATTGGAATCCCAGATGAAGTGAAAGGCGAAGCGGCCGTTTGTTTTGTCGTATTAGCACCAGCTTATGAAGCTTCAGAACCATTGAAAAATGAGTTAGTAACGTTGATTGCTGAAAAAATGGGGAAAGCGTTACGTCCAAAAGCACTTCACTTTGTCAATGATTTACCAAAAACCCGGAATGCAAAAGTAATGAGACGTGCGATTCGAGCGGCCTATACGCATCAAAATGCAGGTGATTTGTCTTCATTAGAAAACCCACAGTCTGTTAATGAGATTTCGAAGTTAAACAAACAATCATAA
- a CDS encoding YheC/YheD family endospore coat-associated protein: MYYNPQTKQWGHQLSEETIVWGKNNQPLAKITDSSPSMYSFRVIAKHRKIGPVIGILTSEHNRKPFAGNQKTFLRIHVALQKKGGIVFIFTPNCVSNGGVDGYFYHPQAKSWVKGSFPYPDLIYNRIPTPQEEQTTSMKKTFTWIKQNKIPYFNPHFFNKWDTFKQLSKHTWLQQFLPETELLTSKKQLSAWLRNGHSVYLKPAHGHKGLGICSLSRRSQRQFCYQDQQLKQTFSSFQELYDFLLPKLKQRNYILQEYIHLNQYHGKTYDFRVHVQRVQRTWSVTGIGVRCAPEGGLTTHVPRGGSILSLHQITPMLNKQRLHMLAITTAKTLEKAYGRLGELSLDVGRDKQGHLWILEANSKPMVFDEQSIKRKGIETLIQTFYGDSGFRWESDDDEYSDNNS, encoded by the coding sequence TTGTATTATAATCCCCAAACAAAACAATGGGGTCATCAACTATCCGAAGAGACAATTGTATGGGGGAAAAACAATCAACCACTCGCCAAAATTACCGATTCTTCTCCATCAATGTATTCGTTCCGAGTTATTGCCAAACACAGAAAGATCGGTCCAGTTATAGGGATTTTAACGAGTGAGCATAACCGCAAACCATTTGCCGGCAACCAAAAAACATTTTTACGGATACACGTTGCCTTGCAAAAAAAAGGGGGGATTGTATTTATTTTCACCCCCAACTGTGTTTCAAACGGAGGTGTAGATGGTTACTTTTACCATCCGCAAGCGAAGAGCTGGGTAAAAGGTTCATTCCCATACCCTGATTTGATTTATAATCGAATTCCTACACCTCAAGAAGAACAAACCACGAGTATGAAAAAAACATTTACCTGGATCAAGCAAAACAAAATACCGTATTTTAACCCTCACTTTTTCAATAAGTGGGATACCTTCAAACAGCTATCTAAACACACATGGTTACAACAGTTTTTACCAGAAACGGAATTGCTCACTTCAAAAAAGCAACTGTCAGCATGGCTACGAAATGGTCATAGCGTTTATCTAAAGCCAGCCCATGGACACAAAGGTCTTGGAATTTGTTCATTATCTCGCCGATCTCAACGTCAGTTTTGCTATCAAGACCAACAATTAAAACAAACATTTTCATCTTTTCAAGAGCTTTACGACTTTCTCTTGCCTAAACTAAAACAACGAAACTACATCCTTCAAGAATATATACACCTTAACCAATACCACGGCAAAACATATGACTTCAGAGTTCATGTTCAACGTGTGCAGCGCACTTGGTCTGTTACCGGAATTGGTGTCCGGTGTGCTCCAGAAGGCGGACTGACAACACATGTCCCAAGGGGGGGTTCAATTCTTTCACTCCACCAAATCACTCCAATGCTTAACAAACAACGTCTTCACATGTTAGCGATCACGACTGCTAAAACGCTTGAAAAAGCCTATGGACGTCTTGGTGAACTTTCTCTTGATGTCGGTAGAGATAAGCAAGGACATCTTTGGATTCTTGAGGCCAATTCAAAACCTATGGTTTTTGATGAACAATCGATTAAAAGAAAAGGCATCGAAACTCTTATCCAAACGTTTTATGGTGATAGTGGTTTCCGATGGGAGAGTGATGATGATGAATATAGTGACAATAACAGCTGA
- a CDS encoding hydroxymethylglutaryl-CoA lyase, whose protein sequence is MNFPTKAMIKEVGPRDGLQNENRFIKTEDKIAWINQLSDSGLSYIEVSSFVNPKWIPALADALDVAKGITRREGVTYAALVPNQKGLERALEAKIDEVSVFMSASETHNQKNINKSIEETLPILKDVVTDGIKAGKTTRGYISTVFGCPYENVVDVEQVVRVSEQLFEIGIDELSLGDTIGVANPSQVQDVLDVLLKRFPADKLAMHFHDTRGTAMANIVASLDMGITTFDSSIGGLGGCPYAPGASGNLATDDLVYMLDGMGITTGVDLEKLMSAARFIEGKMGKSLPSHHLQVAAEKGCS, encoded by the coding sequence ATGAACTTTCCTACTAAAGCAATGATTAAAGAAGTAGGCCCTCGTGATGGTTTACAAAATGAAAATAGGTTTATCAAAACTGAGGATAAGATTGCATGGATCAATCAATTATCAGATTCCGGACTTAGCTACATTGAAGTAAGCTCTTTCGTCAATCCAAAGTGGATACCTGCACTAGCTGATGCTCTAGACGTTGCAAAAGGGATTACACGTCGAGAAGGGGTTACTTACGCGGCATTAGTCCCGAATCAAAAAGGGTTGGAACGAGCGCTCGAAGCAAAGATTGATGAGGTTTCGGTCTTTATGTCAGCGAGTGAAACTCATAACCAGAAAAATATAAATAAAAGTATTGAAGAGACTCTCCCTATTTTAAAGGACGTCGTCACAGACGGAATCAAAGCCGGTAAAACAACGAGAGGGTACATATCAACAGTTTTTGGTTGTCCGTATGAAAACGTTGTTGATGTGGAGCAAGTTGTACGTGTGTCAGAGCAGTTGTTTGAAATCGGGATTGATGAATTATCACTTGGTGACACCATTGGGGTTGCAAATCCAAGTCAGGTTCAGGATGTGCTCGACGTCTTGTTAAAGCGATTTCCAGCAGATAAATTAGCGATGCATTTTCACGATACGAGAGGTACAGCGATGGCTAATATCGTCGCTTCACTCGATATGGGGATCACGACTTTTGATAGTTCTATTGGTGGTCTTGGTGGCTGTCCTTATGCTCCAGGAGCTTCAGGGAATTTAGCGACCGATGATTTAGTGTATATGCTTGACGGTATGGGGATCACAACAGGAGTTGATCTAGAAAAATTAATGTCTGCTGCGAGATTTATTGAAGGGAAAATGGGTAAATCACTTCCTAGTCATCATTTGCAAGTTGCAGCAGAGAAGGGGTGTTCATAA